In the genome of Falco naumanni isolate bFalNau1 chromosome W, bFalNau1.pat, whole genome shotgun sequence, one region contains:
- the LOC121080464 gene encoding nuclear cap-binding protein subunit 1-like, translating to MQISRRGGATMSRRRRHSDESDGQTCKRRRTSEPSEIEERLESLICRVGEKSTSSLESNLEGLAGVLEADLPNYKSKILRILCAVARLLPEKLTTYTTLVGLLNARNYNFGGEFVEAMIRQLKECLKVNMYNEAEYLVRFLSDLVNCHVIAAPSMVAMFENFVSVTQEEDIPQVRCDWYVFAFLSSLPWVGKELYEKKDAEIDRLLSHTESYLKRRQKIHVPMLQVWIADKPHPQEEYLDCLWAQIQKLKKDHWQERHILRPYLAFDSILCEALQHNLPPFTPPPHTEDSVYPVPRVIFRMFDYADDPEVCIF from the exons atGCAGATTTCTCGCAGGGGTGGTGCTACTATGTCGCGACGGCGACGGCACAGTGACGAGAGCGATG GGCAAACTTGCAAAAGGAGGAGAACGTCTGAGCCATCTGAAATTGAAGAGAGACTTGAATCTTTAATATGTAGAGTGGGAGAGAAG agTACTTCCTCTCTGGAGAGCAACTTGGAAGGTCTAGCTGGTGTCTTGGAAGCTGATCTACCAAACTATAAAAGCAAGATATTAAGAATTCTTTGTGCTGT TGCACGTCTATTACCAGAAAAGCTTACCACTTACACAACGTTAGTTGGGTTGCTGAATGCCAGGAACTACAACTTTGGTGGGGAATTTGTAGAAGCCATGATTCGTCAGCTCAAAGAATGTTTGAAAGTCAACATGTATAATGAAGCTGAGTACTTA GTTCGTTTTCTATCTGATCTTGTGAATTGTCATGTAATAGCTGCACCTTCAATGGTAGCCATGTTTGAGAACTTTGTGAGTGTGACACAGGAGGAAGATATACCACAA GTACGATGTGATTGGtatgtgtttgcatttctgtcatCTTTGCCTTGGGTTGGAAAGGAGTTGTATGAGaagaaagatgctgaaataGATCGCCTCTTGTCCCACACAGAAAGTTATCTGAA GCGTCGCCAGAAAATTCATGTGCCCATGTTACAAGTTTGGATTGCTGATAAACCACATCCACAAGAAGAG TACTTGGACTGTCTTTGGGCCCAGATTCAGAAGTTGAAAAAAGACCATTGGCAAGAAAGACATATTCTGAGGCCTTATCTTGCCTTTGACAGTATTCTTTGTGAAGCATTGCAGCATAACCTGCCTCCATTCACTCCTCCGCCTCACACGGAAGATTCGGTGTACCCAGTGCCAAGGGTTATTTTTCGGATGTTTGACTACGCAGATGACCCAGAGGTATGTATTTTCTAG